A stretch of the Aegilops tauschii subsp. strangulata cultivar AL8/78 chromosome 4, Aet v6.0, whole genome shotgun sequence genome encodes the following:
- the LOC109763653 gene encoding anthranilate synthase alpha subunit 2, chloroplastic, with protein MESLAAATFSPSRLAAHPAPPAAAAAGRSRAVAARGRRRSSSGLRCSSASARASATPVINGSAAAKAEEEDRRRFFEAAARGTGKGNLVPVWECIVSDHLTPVLAYRCLVPEDDMDTPSFLFESVEQGLEGTTNVGRYSMVGAHPVMEVVAKENKVTIMDHEKAEVTEKIMDDPMQVPRSIMEGWHPQEIDQLPEAFSGGWVGFFSYDTVRYVEKKKIPFSGAPHDDRNLPDVHLGLYDDVLVFDNVEKKVYVIHWVSVDRHASTEEAYKDGRSRLKRLLSKVYNANVPKLSPGFVKLHTRQFGTPLNKSTMTSDEYKSAVMQAKEHILAGNIFQIVLSQRFERRTYATPFEVYRALRIVNPSPYMAYVQARGCILVASSPEILTKVEKGKVINRPLAGTTRRGKTEHEDKLQEEQLLNDQKQCAEHIMLVDLGRNDVGRVSKSGSVKVEKLMNIERYSHVMHISSTVSGELDDHLESWDALRAALPVGTVSGAPKVKAMELIDQLEVTRRGPYSGGLGGISFDGDMLIALALRTIVFSTAPSHNTMYSYKSSDRRREWVAHLQAGAGIVADSIPDDEQKECENKAAALARAIDLAESAFVDKE; from the exons ATGGAATCCCTAGCCGCCGCCACGTTCTCGCCCTCGCGCCTCGCCGCCCACCCCGCCCCGCccgcggctgcggcggcgggcaGATCGAGGGCGGTGGCGGcacgagggaggaggaggagcagcagcGGCCTGAGGTGCTCGTCGGCGAGCGCGAGGGCGAGCGCGACGCCGGTGATCAATGGGAGCGCCGCCGCGAAGGCAGAGGAGGAGGACCGGAGGCGCTTcttcgaggcggcggcgcgggggaccGGCAAGGGCAACCTGGTGCCCGTGTGGGAGTGCATCGTGTCGGACCACCTCACCCCCGTGCTCGCCTACCGCTGCCTCGTCCCCGAGGACGACATGGACACCCCCAGCTTCCTCTTCGAGTCCGTCGAGCAGGGGCTCGAGGGGACCACCAACGTT GGTCGTTACAGCATGGTGGGAGCCCACCCGGTGATGGAGGTGGTGGCCAAGGAGAACAAGGTCACCATCATGGACCACGAGAAGGCCGAGGTGACGGAGAAGATCATGGATGATCCCATGCAGGTTCCCAGGAGCATAATGGAGGGATGGCACCCGCAGGAGATCGACCAGCTCCCTGAGGCCTTCAGCG GTGGATGGGTTGGGTTCTTTTCCTATGATACAGTCCGCTATGTCGAAAAGAAGAAGATACCTTTCTCTGGTGCTCCCCACGACGATAGGAACCTTCCTGATGTTCACTTGGGGCTTTATGACGATGTTCTTGTCTTTGACAATGTTGAGAAG AAAGTTTATGTCATCCATTGGGTAAGTGTGGACCGACATGCATCCACTGAGGAAGCGTATAAAGATGGCAGGTCCCGGTTGAAGCGGTTGCTTTCTAAAGTTTACAATGCTAATGT CCCCAAGCTCTCTCCAGGATTTGTGAAGCTACATACTCGGCAGTTCGGTACACCCTTGAATAAATCGACCATGACAAGTGATGAATACAAGAGTGCTGTTATGCAGGCTAAGGAGCATATTCTGGCCGGTAATATTTTCCAGATTGTTTTAAGCCAGCGTTTTGAGAGGCGAACTTATGCCACTCCATTTGAGGTTTACCGTGCTTTACGAATTGTCAACCCAAGCCCGTACATGGCTTATGTGCAG GCGAGAGGCTGTATCCTGGTAGCATCTAGTCCTGAAATTCTTACAAAAGTTGAGAAG GGAAAGGTTATTAACCGGCCACTTGCTGGGACTACCCGAAGGGGTAAGACAGAGCATGAAGATAAATTGCAAGAGGAACAACTATTGAATGATCAAAAGCAATGTGCTGAACACATTATGCTTGTAGACTTGGGAAGGAATGATGTTGGCAGG GTATCCAAATCTGGATCTGTGAAGGTGGAGAAGTTGATGAACATTGAGCGGTACTCCCATGTTATGCACATCAGCTCCACG GTTAGTGGAGAGTTAGATGATCATCTCGAAAGCTGGGATGCACTACGAGCAGCATTGCCTGTTGGAACAGTCAGTGGGGCACCAAAG GTAAAAGCCATGGAGCTAATAGATCAGTTGGAAGTCACAAGACGAGGACCATACAGTGGTGGTTTAGGAGGGATATCATTTGATGGTGACATGCTTATTGCTCTTGCTCTCCGCACCATTGTATTCTCAACAGCTCCAAGCCACAATACGATGTACTCATACAAAAGCTCAGATAGGCGCCGAGAGTGGGTTGCTCACCTTCAGGCTGGTGCGGGCATTGTTGCTGATAGTATCCCAGACGATGAGCAAAAAGAATGTGAGAATAAGGCGGCTGCCCTAGCTCGGGCAATTGATCTTGCAGAGTCAGCTTTTGTAGACAAAGAATAG
- the LOC109763654 gene encoding cold-responsive protein kinase 1 isoform X1 encodes MGSSASCLWSGSKSGPGPNGPAAAAASPRSGHVLSRSGRNIQVFSLKELKSATRNFQMTNCIGRGGFGPVYKGDLKDGTQVAIKRLSAESKQGTNEFLTEIDVISNVRHPNLVRLIGCCVEGNNRLLVYEYAENNSLSNALLGPKSRCIPLNWQTRAAICTGTASGLAFLHEEAQPRIVHRDIKASNILLDKTLVPKIGDFGLAKLFPDAITHISTRVAGTMGYLAPEYALLGQLTKKADIYSFGVLLLEVISGESSSKSTWGEDMHVLVEWTWKLREEGRLLEIVDPDVEEYPEEQVLRFIKVALLCTQATAQQRPSMKQVVHMLANETEIDLQNAVPPGVLKEPRRKMGSLGDLALDTSSSQSTRVNAAGSCTTQTRDMNSCNFSTTEVSPR; translated from the exons ATGGGGAGCTCCGCCAGCTGCCTCTGGAGCGGCTCCAAGTCGGGGCCAGGTCCAAATGGTCCAGCGGCCGCGGCTGCGTCTCCTCGTTCTG GCCATGTATTATCAAGATCCGGACGAAATATACAAGTCTTCTCACTAAAAGAGTTGAAATCTGCCACACGGAATTTTCAAATGACAAACTGCATTGGCCGTGGGGGTTTTGGACCAGTTTATAAG GGAGACCTGAAAGATGGCACCCAAGTTGCAATTAAAAGGCTTTCAGCTGAATCAAAGCAAGGAACTAATGAGTTCTTGACAGAAATCGATGTCATATCAAATGTCAGGCACCCCAACCTTGTAAGGCTCATTGGTTGCTGTGTCGAAGGGAATAACAGATTATTGGTGTATGAATATGCGGAGAACAACAGTTTGTCAAATGCTTTGCTTG GACCAAAGAGTAGATGTATCCCTTTGAACTGGCAAACAAGAGCTGCCATTTGTACTGGAACTGCTTCTGGTCTTGCATTTCTTCACGAGGAAGCACAACCACGCATAGTCCACCGTGATATCAAGGCTAGCAACATCTTACTTGATAAGACACTGGTTCCTAAAATTGGAGATTTTGGACTGGCCAAGCTTTTCCCTGATGCCATCACTCACATTAGCACGCGCGTTGCGGGAACAAT GGGTTACTTGGCTCCAGAGTATGCATTATTGGGACAGTTAACCAAGAAAGCAGACATATATAGTTTCGGGGTGCTGCTTCTTGAAGTTATAAGTGGTGAAAGCAGCAGCAAATCGACTTGGGGGGAAGATATGCATGTCCTTGTGGAATGG ACATGGAAGCTGCGAGAAGAAGGGAGGCTTTTGGAAATTGTAGATCCAGACGTGGAAGAATACCCAGAGGAGCAAGTACTTCGTTTCATCAAGGTGGCACTTCTGTGCACCCAAGCAACAGCACAGCAGAGGCCATCCATGAAGCAGGTGGTCCATATGCTAGCTAATGAAACAGAAATTGATCTTCAAAACGCCGTCCCACCGGGTGTGCTGAAAGAACCCCGTCGTAAAATGGGCAGTTTGGGGGATTTGGCTCTGGACACGTCCTCGAGTCAGAGCACCAGAGTCAACGCGGCTGGGTCCTGCACCACACAGACTAGAGACATGAACAGCTGTAATTTTAGCACAACGGAGGTTTCACCTAGGTGA
- the LOC109763654 gene encoding cold-responsive protein kinase 1 isoform X3, with translation MVQRPRLRLLVLGDLKDGTQVAIKRLSAESKQGTNEFLTEIDVISNVRHPNLVRLIGCCVEGNNRLLVYEYAENNSLSNALLGPKSRCIPLNWQTRAAICTGTASGLAFLHEEAQPRIVHRDIKASNILLDKTLVPKIGDFGLAKLFPDAITHISTRVAGTMGYLAPEYALLGQLTKKADIYSFGVLLLEVISGESSSKSTWGEDMHVLVEWTWKLREEGRLLEIVDPDVEEYPEEQVLRFIKVALLCTQATAQQRPSMKQVVHMLANETEIDLQNAVPPGVLKEPRRKMGSLGDLALDTSSSQSTRVNAAGSCTTQTRDMNSCNFSTTEVSPR, from the exons ATGGTCCAGCGGCCGCGGCTGCGTCTCCTCGTTCTG GGAGACCTGAAAGATGGCACCCAAGTTGCAATTAAAAGGCTTTCAGCTGAATCAAAGCAAGGAACTAATGAGTTCTTGACAGAAATCGATGTCATATCAAATGTCAGGCACCCCAACCTTGTAAGGCTCATTGGTTGCTGTGTCGAAGGGAATAACAGATTATTGGTGTATGAATATGCGGAGAACAACAGTTTGTCAAATGCTTTGCTTG GACCAAAGAGTAGATGTATCCCTTTGAACTGGCAAACAAGAGCTGCCATTTGTACTGGAACTGCTTCTGGTCTTGCATTTCTTCACGAGGAAGCACAACCACGCATAGTCCACCGTGATATCAAGGCTAGCAACATCTTACTTGATAAGACACTGGTTCCTAAAATTGGAGATTTTGGACTGGCCAAGCTTTTCCCTGATGCCATCACTCACATTAGCACGCGCGTTGCGGGAACAAT GGGTTACTTGGCTCCAGAGTATGCATTATTGGGACAGTTAACCAAGAAAGCAGACATATATAGTTTCGGGGTGCTGCTTCTTGAAGTTATAAGTGGTGAAAGCAGCAGCAAATCGACTTGGGGGGAAGATATGCATGTCCTTGTGGAATGG ACATGGAAGCTGCGAGAAGAAGGGAGGCTTTTGGAAATTGTAGATCCAGACGTGGAAGAATACCCAGAGGAGCAAGTACTTCGTTTCATCAAGGTGGCACTTCTGTGCACCCAAGCAACAGCACAGCAGAGGCCATCCATGAAGCAGGTGGTCCATATGCTAGCTAATGAAACAGAAATTGATCTTCAAAACGCCGTCCCACCGGGTGTGCTGAAAGAACCCCGTCGTAAAATGGGCAGTTTGGGGGATTTGGCTCTGGACACGTCCTCGAGTCAGAGCACCAGAGTCAACGCGGCTGGGTCCTGCACCACACAGACTAGAGACATGAACAGCTGTAATTTTAGCACAACGGAGGTTTCACCTAGGTGA
- the LOC109763654 gene encoding cold-responsive protein kinase 1 isoform X2 — MTNCIGRGGFGPVYKGDLKDGTQVAIKRLSAESKQGTNEFLTEIDVISNVRHPNLVRLIGCCVEGNNRLLVYEYAENNSLSNALLGPKSRCIPLNWQTRAAICTGTASGLAFLHEEAQPRIVHRDIKASNILLDKTLVPKIGDFGLAKLFPDAITHISTRVAGTMGYLAPEYALLGQLTKKADIYSFGVLLLEVISGESSSKSTWGEDMHVLVEWTWKLREEGRLLEIVDPDVEEYPEEQVLRFIKVALLCTQATAQQRPSMKQVVHMLANETEIDLQNAVPPGVLKEPRRKMGSLGDLALDTSSSQSTRVNAAGSCTTQTRDMNSCNFSTTEVSPR, encoded by the exons ATGACAAACTGCATTGGCCGTGGGGGTTTTGGACCAGTTTATAAG GGAGACCTGAAAGATGGCACCCAAGTTGCAATTAAAAGGCTTTCAGCTGAATCAAAGCAAGGAACTAATGAGTTCTTGACAGAAATCGATGTCATATCAAATGTCAGGCACCCCAACCTTGTAAGGCTCATTGGTTGCTGTGTCGAAGGGAATAACAGATTATTGGTGTATGAATATGCGGAGAACAACAGTTTGTCAAATGCTTTGCTTG GACCAAAGAGTAGATGTATCCCTTTGAACTGGCAAACAAGAGCTGCCATTTGTACTGGAACTGCTTCTGGTCTTGCATTTCTTCACGAGGAAGCACAACCACGCATAGTCCACCGTGATATCAAGGCTAGCAACATCTTACTTGATAAGACACTGGTTCCTAAAATTGGAGATTTTGGACTGGCCAAGCTTTTCCCTGATGCCATCACTCACATTAGCACGCGCGTTGCGGGAACAAT GGGTTACTTGGCTCCAGAGTATGCATTATTGGGACAGTTAACCAAGAAAGCAGACATATATAGTTTCGGGGTGCTGCTTCTTGAAGTTATAAGTGGTGAAAGCAGCAGCAAATCGACTTGGGGGGAAGATATGCATGTCCTTGTGGAATGG ACATGGAAGCTGCGAGAAGAAGGGAGGCTTTTGGAAATTGTAGATCCAGACGTGGAAGAATACCCAGAGGAGCAAGTACTTCGTTTCATCAAGGTGGCACTTCTGTGCACCCAAGCAACAGCACAGCAGAGGCCATCCATGAAGCAGGTGGTCCATATGCTAGCTAATGAAACAGAAATTGATCTTCAAAACGCCGTCCCACCGGGTGTGCTGAAAGAACCCCGTCGTAAAATGGGCAGTTTGGGGGATTTGGCTCTGGACACGTCCTCGAGTCAGAGCACCAGAGTCAACGCGGCTGGGTCCTGCACCACACAGACTAGAGACATGAACAGCTGTAATTTTAGCACAACGGAGGTTTCACCTAGGTGA